The nucleotide window AAGCATAGCTCAACACATACTTAGCACCAATTCCTAATCGCACTTTTATAAATTCATTTTCATAAACCTGCATTCCCCAACCGGCATTAAAAGTCATATCCGCAGATCCTTTTATTCTAGTTCCTTTTGCCAATTGATAAAACGAAAGTGGGTTATTAGCTACACCAAAAGTATCCTGTGGTGTTAAAACAATTGTATCAAAATAATTTGCATAATTATATCCTTCAAAAATTAATGAAGAAGCCTGCTCTCCTAATATAGAATAATGTGAAGCATGTAAATCCACCGCAAAAGCAAGTGCACCGGCTTTACCAATTTTGAAACCAAGACCGAATGCCCGCACATCATAATTTACTGTCATCCCTTCTTCGGCAAATGATTGCCCAAGCTCTTCAGCCTCTTGCGATGTGATAGGGTTTTTTCTCCCAAATAACATATTTCGCACATCTGTTTTTTTAAGTGCTTCGGAATAAAACGAAATATTTGTTTCACCAATTCCGAGTGTAAGAGAAGTATGCTTGGCAAAGGAATCAATATTAGCAGGATTAATTCCCAAAGCTTGATAGTCGGTAGCAAAAGTAGTTGCAGTTCCACCTCTTCCGGTATTGATATAAGACGTGCCTTCTGTTTGAGTAAATGCAATCTGTGAAAAAAATCCGAGAAAAATTAAATACAGATTACGCAGTGATATATTATTCATATTTACAAAGTTGCCCGTAAAACGTAAAATCTATTTTACAATTATCAACAACTAAAAAACTAATTGTAATCACACACGGATATAATCAAAATATCTATTCGAATAAATTATTAAAAAACAAGAAATGTATTTGAATGATTACTTCTCTACCACTTCCTCTTCTTCCATGTTCAAACGAAATCCATTGCCATGAATATTTACAATTTCGAGTGTAGGATCATCCTTTAAATACTTGCGCAATTTTGTTACAAACACATCCATACTACGGGCAGTAAAATAATCGTCTCTACCCCAAATTTGTTTTAATGCTTCTTCACGATATAAAATATCATTTACTTTCATACAAAACATGCGCAACAATTCTGATTCTTTAGGAGATAGTTTTTCCTGAATACCCTCATGAGTGAGTATGCGTGATTTATAATTGAAATGATATTTCCCCACCTGAAATTCTTTCTGCTGATTGTTTTGTTTTAGTCTGCCACGTTTTAATACAGCACTTATCCGATACAATAATTCTTCGCTATTAAAAGGTTTGGTGATGTAATCATCTGCACCCAATTTAAACCCTTCTATAATATCTTGTTGCAAAGTTTTTGCAGTTAAAAAAATGAGGGGAATTTCAGGGTTCATGCGCTTAATTTCTGTAGCTGTTGTGAAGCCGTCTTTCTTAGGCATCATCACATCCAGAATACAAAGATTAAAATCATCTTTCTTAAAAATCTCAATACCTTTTTCACCATCGGTAGCAAGTGTTACATTAAAATCATTCATGGTGAGATAATCTTTTAATACGGCTCCAAAATTAGGGTCGTCTTCTACTAAAAGAATTCTTGTTTTTTGCTCTTCCATAGTTTTCTAGTTTGGTTTGTTAGGTTAATTATTAAAGGGTAAAAAAATATTAAATCTGCTGCCCTTTCCGGGATTACTTTTTACTGAAATAAGTCCGTTGTGTGCTTCCACTATCGCCTTCACATAAGTAAGTCCAAGTCCGAAACCCTGCACATTATGTAAGTTACCGGTAGGCAC belongs to Bacteroidota bacterium and includes:
- a CDS encoding response regulator transcription factor; this translates as MEEQKTRILLVEDDPNFGAVLKDYLTMNDFNVTLATDGEKGIEIFKKDDFNLCILDVMMPKKDGFTTATEIKRMNPEIPLIFLTAKTLQQDIIEGFKLGADDYITKPFNSEELLYRISAVLKRGRLKQNNQQKEFQVGKYHFNYKSRILTHEGIQEKLSPKESELLRMFCMKVNDILYREEALKQIWGRDDYFTARSMDVFVTKLRKYLKDDPTLEIVNIHGNGFRLNMEEEEVVEK